A window of Oncorhynchus keta strain PuntledgeMale-10-30-2019 chromosome 27, Oket_V2, whole genome shotgun sequence contains these coding sequences:
- the LOC118359685 gene encoding PRELI domain containing protein 3B-like: MKIWTSEHIFNHPWETVTKAAMQKYPNPMNPGVVGVDVLNRHVDTQGRLCSNRLLSTEWGLPSLAKTLIGITRTNTYIQEHSVVDPKEKTFELQSTNISCTNIVSVDEKLTYRPHPQDPEKTILTQEALISVKGISLSSYLEGLMAKTISANAGKGREAMEWVIRRLNTEIEELAATAQATIRIPMAAAVTEK; the protein is encoded by the exons ATGAAGATCTGGACCTCAGAACACATATTCAA CCACCCGTGGGAGACAGTGACAAAGGCGGCAATGCAGAAGTACCCCAACCCCATGAACCCTGGCGTGGTAGGGGTGGACGTGTTAAACAGACATGTGGACACACAAGGTCGGCTATGCAGCAACCGACTGCTCAGCACAGAGTGGGGACTGCCCTCCTTGGCCAAGACT CTCATTGGTATAACACGAACAAACACATACATCCAGGAGCATTCGGTGGTAGACCCCAAGGAAAAGACATTTGAGCTACAATCTACAAAT aTTTCATGTACTAACATAGTATCTGTGGATGAAAAGTTAACATACAGGCCGCATCCGCAGGATCCCGAAAA GACCATACTGACACAAGAGGCACTGATCTCTGTAAAAGGAATTAGTCTGAGCAGCTACCTGGAGGGGCTCATGGCCAAAACCATCTCAGCGAATGCAGGCAAA GGACGAGAGGCGATGGAGTGGGTCATCAGGCGGTTAAACACAGAGATCGAGGAGCTGGCAGCGACTGCACAGGCAACAATCCGCATCCCCATGGCAGCAGCAGTCACAGAGAAATGA